The Tachysurus fulvidraco isolate hzauxx_2018 chromosome 10, HZAU_PFXX_2.0, whole genome shotgun sequence genome segment GTTTTAACCCTCTAACCTAactaatgaaaataaagaagaaaaagtctTCTGCGCCGAGCGCCGTATACTATCCTACTCTAAtctattaaacaaaacatacaggGGGTGGCGTTCACCTCTTACCTAATGTATTTAACATGGAGTTACCTACGTGTGGTACAATGGAAGTCACGCCACATCTTACCTGTCCCACTTCCTCTGGAATAACTAACAAACAAAGGGAGCAAAAGCTCCTAAGACAGAGAGGAAATGCGAGCCCAATGTTTAAGGTAACAGCGTAACACATCACCATACACACTCAGTAACACGGCAACAACAGCAAAAGGAAAAGCACAAGCTCCTTTGTCTCTTCTTTTCCCGGCGTTTTTATATCTGCCGGCTGAAGTTCATTGGTAGGTAAGTTGATAGGTCAAACCCAACAGATGATTGACATCTCCCCGAGCCAAACGGTAATCCCGGAAGGGTCTAATAGAgcaagaaatgagagagagagagacaaaaacacagacactcccaCAAAAAATTTTTTGGGACGTAACACTCCCACCCTTAAGAACAAACAGGTTAAACTGACCcagctggaaagtttaatgtgtcataacttgggttttcttccacatatctGTCTGAAAATTATGAACtttaagtaaaattaattttgtatattttcgttgaactatgtgttcagactAGTATATACACTACGTTTTGGATCCTCCCGGGTCATTTTGAcctggccacatttagtggggcatttgttacacttttgcccttttcagcacaatgaccatacatacagacacaaaactgcacacacaaaatgtccactaacacacacacccaaaacacacacaacacacacacctgagctcacacacacaaattggacattgcatttcatttggcctccagaaaaaaaaaaaagccaaacatttgtaaatatttcacacttttgatatgcctttgcctagcagagggcaaaatatgaccTACCGAAAAaagataccacacacacacacacacacacacacacacacacacacacacacattgggcattgcaattcattaggctTCCAGACAAAACATAAGCTACAggtactcatttgtaaatatttcacacttgctatatgcatttgtccagctggggggcaaaatctgatgtaccaacaagcttcacacacacacacacacacacacacacacacacacacacacacacacagaatcaaaCACTGTTCacagcattgggcattgcatttcagttggcctccagacaacacaaaggctacacatttgtaaacatttcacacacatacgcacgcatgcacgcattgcatttcattgggccttcagaaaaaaaaagctatgagATATGCCTTTGCCCAATTAGGAACAAGATaacactaaacaaaaaacaaaccctgAATTTATAGCATCCATGGgacatttcacatttcacacagaAAGCAAAATGAAGAGGACCTACACTGCTTTACAGGCACTTGACCTCATTTTGGACCCtgtggaggaggagagggaTGAGGTAGAACCaacagaagaggaggaggaaatgTCAGAGGAAGAAAATCTTACTGAAACAAATGGAGATTTTGTTCCATCTGAAGAGAAAGAGTCAAGTGAAGAAGAGGAGCTCCCTGACACTGaagatattttaaaatcaaaagATGGGAATATTCTTTGGTCCTCAATTCCTCTGTGTGACAGACACAATATGCTGGGTGCAGAGCGGGAGAGGAGCCCCCAAGGACCAACAAGGTATGCTCATGCAATTACCCAAGGACCAACAAGGTCTCTCGTGCAATTACCATAAAGTCTACATTTGAGCTGTTTCTATCAGAGGAGATTCAAAATATTGTATTACACATGACTAACAAGGAGGGGTGTCATGTGGACGGTGACGGCTGGAAGATAATAGATCAAATAGACCTACAGGGATATCTGGGTCTTTTGATTCTTGCTGGGGTCTACAGCTCCAATAAAGAGGCTCTATTCAGCCTGTGGAATGCTCAGACAGGGAGGGCAATTTTTGGAGCCACCATGTCCCTAAAAAGATTTCATGTAATATCTAGAGTCTTCCGGTTTGATGACCACAACACCAGACCAGCACGCCGTGACAGAGACAAGCTTGCTGCCATCCGGGAGGTCTGGGATAAGTGGGTGTCTCGTCTTAGAATAATGTACAATCCTGGCACTGATGTCACTGTGGATGAGCGCCTGGTCCTGTTTAGAGGTTGATGCATAGTTTAAAAGATTTTGTACAGTCAGGTGCCATTAAAACAGGTGCATTACACATCAAAGTGTTAACTGACTCAAAAGCGTGCTGACTCTCAGCAGACCACACATAAGATCTTGGCGGGCTAATTAGTGAAGTAAGAGGACTTAGTACAGTTGAAAAATTCTTACAAGGCACAAGATACTCaagacacacagctcacacacacacacacacacacacacacacacacacacacacacagctcacagacacatataAACAGATGGATTTGTTAGTGCTACTGACAATAAATGattttcatttgtattgtttaggtTACTTTGCAGAAATGGCTGCATTTGGAGAGATTGTTGATGCAGTTTGAAGAAGTGTTAGAAGGAGCGGAAAGATATTGAGGAACGACCTGAAGAAGCACAAGAAGCACTAAGAAGTGAAATAGCTGAAACCCGCACTGTGATCGAAGAGCTTTCTACAACCCATAGTCAGCTCCAAAAGTTCCTTTTAACCCTCAAAGATTGTGTTTCTACAGTGGCCAAGTTCACTGCCCAAAATGCAGTGATTGGCGCCATCCTGTGGGGGTAAATGTCGCTTTAAACAAGCTTCTTCCACACAGTCAATCAGAAACCCACAAGCGCATGAGTAATGTAATAAAGGCCTTGAGTGATGTGATCAGTACTGAAATCAAGATAAACCAGAAGGCACTGGACTGGATGAAGATGCACAAGGATGACAACATCTGTCTGGATGGAACTGAACTGCCAATGGAAGCCATTATCTCTAAACCCCTCACACCTATAGTACAGGTAAGGTGACAGATCTGATACAGATTTCATTATCATCAGAATGATCCTCAGGAACATTTACgtgtgtaagaaagattccttcTCGCACTTGCCCGCGtctctttacctctgcaaaacaataggagctccggagcactgagagaacaaaccacacgagtcaaatcaaatctggtttattccaaacagctgctcaaaggaCTGAGCTACAGAAGAAAATATATACgcaatgaaaatacagtaagctatggtgtatgagataaggtGGTGGCCAAGTTTTGTCAACATAGATAAGGGAATgctagaatgctgcttcctcaaaactcttatccaagcattgaaggtcagaaagcctgtacatgagcaaagagaaactgagtgtcctgcgagtaatctcacaagcagcTCAACCTATCTTGTCTTTTCATCCGGTCAAGAGCACTAAAGGAACAGGATAGattcaaatcaagaacattaaatcagaagaggtgaagatgacataacataacacagaaatacatttttacatgacagagatttcctcgttttctattcccttaagattatggttacgttatcagcaagccttaccatcctttttatgtttgcagaaacacagggtacaaaaacaagaaaacaagaacacacttatcacaggtcagcatgaccagagtgtgtgtgtgtgtgggggggggggggttggggggggcactagacatagaaagagaaatgtggaaagaaaattaaataagcacaaaaattaattaccataaagaaaattcatttcagcaacGTGCTTCCTAGCAATCTGGTCCATACCTGTGTATCCTAACATATTGATAGCATTACCAGCTACATTGTCCTGCTGTTATGTTGtgatttttgtgctttttcaggCCACTGAAGATGCCGAAACCATCGCTAACTCCCTTCAAGAAACTGTTGATGGGAAAATTCACTTTAAATGTCCAACAGCATACGACATGAAAAAATTCATGGAAGTTACAGAAGTGTTCATCAAGGCCTTCAGTAATCTCCTCACCTTCATtaaggagaaagaagagaaggttAAAGCACTGCAGAGCTTCCCAGTAAAATAGGCAGATTTTAAGGATCTAACAGCAAAGCTCTATGTGGCCATGGCTTTACCACTGTGGGATTAAATGATGATCAGATAATCAGATTGTAACAAGGTAACAAAAAGAGGGAGGGGGCTCTAACCCCATTACAGATTGGAGGGAGATCTTGAATGTGGAGCTGAATGAACCTACCAATCACAGTAAGGTAAGCTGGGCTTGATGCAAGCAGAGAAACATTTCTCATTGAGGGACAGTTACAGCAGCAGCGTTGCCATGGAGTGTTTTCTTCCGTGCCTGGCTTTCTGCCGCGTTTCTAttggacacacacggacattcGTCCCAGCGTGCTGCGTTCACAACATTTATACagcgtatttctcacgcagaaaaactttttgactatttatcatatatttaataagccgcagcacccaaaatgtatcagtccgcaccgctttCTCTATGGAAAggggcaggaaccaagcgctTGTCcgctggagctcttagtcgagcctgacacttatcagccaatcaaaacaaggggctacacaatagccaatcagaaaatagcactattgtatctgggtgagatttaacacaacaaccaatgaaaaaactTTCATTAGACAGGGcatttttgatggtcggtttgaacaaaacctcaacacgaaacagcttgtctcaggacgggacattgtcctcaatcataaccctaaacatgtctgcttgtgctgaactgttttatatgggagcaacattacaaatgataaaggggtccaaaaaggtaccaaacacttacaataaacaccagcagtcataatctctctctctctctctctctctctctctctctctctctctctctctctctctctctctctctctctctctctcttatacacacacattaataaatagaaattaaatgtttaacctgtatttggttaaaatatgGTAAGTGATCATGGTGAAAtactttttttggggggggggtgctgGGGTGTTGTATATGTCACTCtttcctgtcttcaaaacttgagagtcTCGCCTCCCCAGGAAGTCCGTAGTCTGTAGAAACTGCCACACCAGGGAACATGGCTTACTGCCATCATCTAATTACAGAGAAAATATTTATGTCAGTCAAAAGGCATTTTATCCCAGAATTGCTCCTAAATGATCCTGGGTGTGTCACGAATAACATTGCGGTCGAACATGTTTAGTTTTAAACCTTATTTATCCTGAGCTGCCCTCAGACATTCCCGCTTGTTTCAGGCTGTACAGGAGAACAGGAATTTAACTTTAATCCTGAATAAAAACCAATATATTATGTAGTAGCTCGTAGTGAATGAATCTCGTTTGTTGTTGAATTTTACCTCACAGCGAAGTTACACAAAATGTAGCGTGGGAAATTGGATGTCCTGACAAAATACAAGAAGcctatttttactccgttacattacaacactggaaaAATCAGACATGAAATGACAGGCAAacaggtcagggcaggcagcaaacaatcggAAACcataatactttaaaaaaagatcaaaacCGGAACTGAAACACACTCGGAAACACTCAGAATGAATGCAGCGCAATTCAAGACTTCACAGTGGGGTAAAGTTCAAGTTCGGCTTATATAGTGTGGGAAATAGGAAACAGCTGGTGGTGTAATTGGTCCTGGTGTGTGGATTGTGGGAACTGTAGTCCGGAAGCCTTTAATATTCTGGGGATGTTTCTCTGTGAATTACTCCCTGCGAATACTGTACACAGTAGTCTTCACTTCaacagcaggccttgaaacACTTTGTGTGCAGATTACTCccagtaatacacagtaggctttataagCTTTCACTACAAGAAACTTTTCATctaagtttacagtaaaataaacaatattaatctaatcaactctattacatgagaatacatgattataagaaaaagaaaagcgtTTCAGAATTCTCTTGAacgtctgaaaataaaacataataacacataatgcattataatcttcttttcttttagaatcttcttccagctgtttAGGTACAGCATCTTATCCCCCgatgtcttcttttaaacactcgTATTCAAATCTATCAACTCTTCAACAAACTCTTCATTCCTCAagcttcattttctttattttattcaacagttgttttatttcttctgctgtttttctgattatcttcttttttgcttctctttgtctctttctcctAGCTCTACGTTTACTGGTGTTTGTAGACTTAatctcacttttcttttttatgggAATATGAGAGCAGGGTTTTGAAGTTGGATAGCATTGATAAGGTTCATCTAATGAGCATTAACCAGAATTAAGAGAACCAGTATCAGGGCGTAGGGAGAGACCTGCAACTCCATCCCGTAAATGCCAGTGATAACATCATGTGCATGCCACTGGCTTACAACAAAGTGttagaaatattattttaagttCAGTATAATAAATGGCAAGTTTATTCAACTTGAAATCTTTTCTTGATTacttcattcactcattttctaccgcttaatcgaacatctcgggtcacggggagcctgtgcctatctcaggcgtcatcgggcatcgaggcaggatacaccctggacggagtgccaacccatcacagggcacacacacacaacctcattcactcacacactcacacactacggacaattttccagagatgccattgATTACTTCCTGCTAGATTCTTTGATTTCTTTGCCCAATTACTCACTTAACATCTTtagtaaaagtgaaaaagtaaaatgtaaaacacaaacatttttttttctgttttatttccatttagaACACGAGGAAAGGAAAGTCGCTGAATTATCTTACAGGTGACTAACATGAAAAATCTCAGTAAACTTTGTGAAACATGGCCTATGATCATCTACCTCCTTCtgctttcctctctctcctcttcttcctcctcctttttcctttctcctgctctctccaccttctctctcctcctctctaatgctccccttcctcctcctcctcgccctttcctctttctcctcttccacctgctctctcctcctcctctcccctcttccttctgctctctcttcttccttctcctcctcttttctcctcttccttctcctccttatctctcctgctcctcttcctcctcctccccccttTCCAGGCCAGAATTTACATACACAAATTAAGGTTTTTTAAAACTGAATCACCATCACAGCATAAAATTGATTAACACCAAGAAAATCACTAGATTTGAGTAAATACTGATTAAAAACAGGCACTGAATCAGGACACAATTTTCAGTCCagtccagtttattttttatttatatctaaacTTAGACAGATGTAAGAGATGAAGAGTCGGAACATCCTCAGAACCCAGCTCACGCTTCCACGCCTCTGCTTCCTTCATgctgacaggaagtgatgccAATGCAGctattttgctttgtttttcctctttgaACTGAGCGAGAGACTCAAATGTTGACACGATACGGATCATGCTGCGATATATGGTTGTAATCTGGCCGTCTTTGATTGGTTCTTTGTTCTGGTTGAGTTTGTTGATGTCTTCTGAGAGTCTCTGCATGTTTCCCAGAGCCTGAAACATACAAATAATTACACTGGGTTTTATGTTCATGTCCATCCAGCTTTGGAGGACAGGGTCCATCTGTAGGCCTCACCATAGTCACTAAGTCAAGAAGATGTGCAAAAGATATACAGAAAGGTCTGATATGCATGTGGTAAGAAGAAGATAAGGACAGACTgttgaacaaaaaataaaaagatgtctAGGAGTAACAACACCTCACCTCCACCAGGGGGCactaatgcaaaataaatatttgaacattTCTCTTACCACTGTGAGTTGCTGCAAGAATTTGGCCAGGATGCCTGACTCCAAGGGGACATCAATTCCCTCCAGTTCTACAGAGTCATTCTTATGGTCCTCCAGCCACTTCATGATCTCATTCATCTTCGTGTTGAGTGTTTCTAAAATGTTCACAGCTATGTGCagtttgttgtatttttcaGCAACTGAAGGATCATATAAGATCAGTTTTAAAACTTCTTCTGCAGCTCTGAATATGGCGTCGATTGCACATGCTTCTTTAATAAGTTTAAAAAGTTTGGGGATGTAGGACAGAATTTTCGCTGTGATTTCTGCTGCTGTGCTGGATGCCACCTCAGCTGCTGTTTCACCCGCTGCCTCTGCTGCACCTTCAGCTGCTGCCTCTGCTGCGGTTTCTGCTGCTGTCTCTGCTGCAGTGACTGCAGCTTCTCCAGCCTCCACCACAGACTCCACCCCAACTTCTACCAAAGCGGCTACAGCCTCCGTAGTGGCGGCTTCGGCTGCGGCAGCTATTCCTGCCACGACCACCTCGACGACTACGGCGAGGACGGCTCCCATGTTACAGTCTGACCTAGAAGAATAAAAAGTGATGCTTATTAGAGACTGCATCTGATTATTGATTTGTTTGCATGTAGTcagatattattaaataaataaataaaatccttcaCCTATAAACTTGACTCAGTAACATAACTAAATGATATTAAATTCTTTGGTCTTTAATTCTATAATTAACTGATGTAAAGGTTTGTCCTTGTGCCCTGTAAGTTTCCTGCCTCAGTGTTCTGTCTGATTACTTACAGTCTGATCTCAGTTTCCAAACCACTCTTGTcctccaaggtgtgtgtgtgtgtgtgtgtgtgtgtgtgtgtgtgtgtgtgtgtgtgtgtgtgtgtgtgtgtgtgtgtgtgtgtgtgtgtgtgtgtgtgtgtgtgtgtgagctgtgtgtctgtgagagagctGTGTGTCTCGAGGATCAGCAATTTAATTACACAACTCATGTGGGCGTCTACAtaactccccccccccccccccttttctaTAGAAATGTTGCTCAAGACTCATTCTTGTGGAATTAATTCAGTGGAATACTGACCTCTGTGTGGGATCacaaagggcctttttacacctggtcacttcatgtgttgtctctgatccgatagctatctgatttgttaaaactgttccatttacattaggccacataaacgcgtctcggcgaatcagatatcgatccgatctttctactcccgcccaaaatgctaatatattttacctcatttccggggtaattgaaatggaacacactttggtgtacgcggttgctacaaaaaacagcatttactgtttgctgcatttttgctgacagcagcagcgcgttttaagacccaacgagatgcctgggtgaaagattggagcagcgctggtgggaaaacatgtttcgcctcacacctccaggatcggggttcgattcccgcctccgccttgtgtgtgtggagtttgcatgttctccccgtgcctcaggggtttcctccgggtactccggtttcctcccccggtccaaagacatgcatggtaggttgattggcatctctggaaaattgtccgtagtgtgtgtgtgtgtgtgtgtgtgtgtgtgaatgagagtgtgtgtgtgccctgcgaagggtgggcactccgtccagggtgtatcctggctcgatgcccgatgacgcctgagataggcacaggctccccgtgacccgaggtagttcggataaagcggtagaaaatgagtgagatgagagaaattatagtattattatggcccacatattgaaaaatacaatttgcaattccttttGAAAATATACTGGGAAAAAATGTTATACAGTGGTCAATCAGAGGTGGTTAataattgcaattaaaatattaaaggaaataatttatatttaatgaatttttttccattatcctccagctctaacttccaggttgtattgctgctagcattatttaaattcatctttattgcagGTGCATTCAGGCAGAATCCCCTTACTGCAAAAGCCTCAAATAAAGACATTGCATTCAACATCATTAAATGGTTGCACCTTGCTGGAGACCCGAGAGGTGGGAAGGAGGGAGCGACTGAAGAAACGCGAGGCCCAACAACACATTGCCGACCCTCATTAGAGACGTCCTGCACATCAACACACTTCTCAACTTACCTTTCAAGTTTCTTTAACTTTATCAATTTGTCTTTAAAgttctctgattttttttctgtgatttttattactctcAGAGTTGAACCTAATATTAATACACGCtttaaaatatgaattttggtgtaaaaaataaatagtctaAGACTCTTTGAATGTtatgtatattattaatatttcttcttAATGTTTTCAACTGAATTCCACTTAAATTATTAAGTACAACTGAgtagctgtaattatttattcttaaatatattaaatgtttactcttaaagctgtaattatttataccCAATTATGCTTTTTTAGAGGCACCACTGAGCGCAATGGACAAGGCCTACAAGCACACAGCAAAGTAACGTGGGCTGAGAATGCAAAAGCTGAAACAGACACTACAGACTACTTACACAAACTGTTGATGAAAAAGGGGGGATGCATGACATCAGTTTTGCTCTAAGAGCATGTGGGAAAACTCAGACCAGTAGCATATTTTTCAGCTAAACTGGATCCAGTGACAGCAGGTCTGCTCATGTGTCTCAGAGCAGTAGCTACAGTGGATTAACTCGGTCCCACATGCTGTGTCACAACTGCCTTTATAACAAACTGCCTTTATAGCACATATTACGGCTGCAGGATATGAGATATAACATGAGATATAACATGAGATATAACACTGTGCTTTTAATAATGCCAAATGTTACTGTTAACCAATGTGCAATTCTTAATACTGCCACACTGCTTCCCACAGAGCATGATGGGGAGCCttatgattgtgtgagtgtgattaatgAGTTTGTTGCCCAAGGACTCATTTACAGGAGACAGGATCAGCATCCAGGAACTCAGAAACAGGTCAAAACTGTGTGGGGTTTGCAGTAGTTACCCAGAACGAAATTTTACTTTCAGGTAAACTTCGATGTTATTACTCAGCAGAGGCAGCAGAACATACTGCCCTTATAGAAGGTAAGATTGTGACTGTGTATACTGATAGCAGGTAGGCTTTTGGTGTTACACATGATTCTGGCACAATGTGGAAACATAGGGGGGTTTTTAACTTACTTGGGCAAACCCATCACACACCATGGACTGATAGCTGACCTCTTGGATGCAATCCTACTTTCAAAAGCAATTGCAGTATGTAAACGTGTAATAACAAACCTATTTCTAAAGGTGTTATGAGTGATCGTGAGGAGAAACAACACAGGAGGAAGGTGGGAAGTGTCCAAAAACAAGGTGTTTGGTACAGTATGGTCCCTCAGGGAAACCGGCTTTACCAAAAAGATTGTTGTCTTTATATGCTAAgttaaaaggggggggggggggggggttgtaaaatgaaataataaagaccTGGTACACTAAGGGATTACAAAATTactctaaaaatattttttagataGATGTTTAATCTGTAAGAAACAAAATGCAGGAAGGGGATTGGAGGTGCATCCAGGCATCCCGTTCCAGCCACAAGCACCTGTCCAATACCTACAGATGGATTTTATTGACCTTACTCCATCAGCAGGCAAAATGTATTGCCTAATAATAGACAACATGTTCTCTAAATGGGTAGAGATTTTCCCGACAGCAAAACGAGACTTCACGGCAGTAGCTAAGGCACTGTTTACAGAAATCATACTTAGGTGGTGAATCCCTGAGTGCATCAGGTGTGGCAATGGTACTCTAAAAATAAATTGGCCAAATGCTGTTAAGAGACCGGATTGCCATGGCCCAAAGCACTACCATTAGTGTTACGTTACATGAGAACACGTACCAGAGCACGATCTAACCTAAGCTCATTTGAAATTCTTTTTGGCAGGCCCCAAGCACGGGACTATGTCCCACCAACAGTACTGCATTGacaatgatgtgtgatgatgctaTGATTAAATTCTGTGAAAAGCTATGCCGTGCTCTCGCTGTTGTTTCTAAGCAGGTAGTCAAGGAACAGGAGAAAGGCAAGTTTGAGAGTAAGCTGAAACATGGTGAGTGGATTCTGGTCAAGAAAACGGGTCATCCTCGAGGTGGACAGGGCGGTTCCAAGTCCTACTGATCACACAGATAGCGTGTACAGCGTTTGACAACACTTTAACAGCTATGCATCTCAGAAACGTGCATATCAGGCAACGCGacctggaagagagagagagagagagagagagagagagagagagagagagagagagagagagagaagaagaagacccattttctgttttatcatCACTGTTTTAGCTAATGCTTGCTTAAGAAGCCCTATTCAAACCACATTTTAGCACAAGCATGCATGATTAAGTctaatatatgtgtattat includes the following:
- the LOC125138311 gene encoding uncharacterized protein LOC125138311; amino-acid sequence: MGAVLAVVVEVVVAGIAAAAEAATTEAVAALVEVGVESVVEAGEAAVTAAETAAETAAEAAAEGAAEAAGETAAEVASSTAAEITAKILSYIPKLFKLIKEACAIDAIFRAAEEVLKLILYDPSVAEKYNKLHIAVNILETLNTKMNEIMKWLEDHKNDSVELEGIDVPLESGILAKFLQQLTVALGNMQRLSEDINKLNQNKEPIKDGQITTIYRSMIRIVSTFESLAQFKEEKQSKIAALASLPVSMKEAEAWKRELGSEDVPTLHLLHLSKFRYK